One genomic segment of candidate division KSB1 bacterium includes these proteins:
- a CDS encoding polyribonucleotide nucleotidyltransferase codes for MVVRKEMELGHSKLIIETGKLAKQADGAAWVQFGDSVILATVVAGNRPVPPQGFFPLSVDYREKAYAAGKIPGGFFKREGRPSETEVLNARLVDRPLRPLFPEDFPHEVQVIVWVLSADRENDADILGIIGASAALTISDVPFNGPVGAVRVGRLRGQFIVNPTFARLEESDLDLVVAGTEESVIMVEGEAREIPEDDLLAALDFGHTHIKAIVELQRQLAAECAKPKREYERSEPEQALVERVQTLLGNRLEEALRETDRSKRSEALDAIKNEIVEALAEEFPESEPVITKLIEERVREIVRTMILTEDRRLDGRRPDAIREVTCEVGVLPRAHGSALFTRGQTQALAATTLGTKMDEQKIDDLEGEFWKSYMLHYNFPPFSVGEVRPVRGPSRREIGHGNLAERALKPMIPSDEVFPYTVRIVSDILESNGSSSMATACAGSLSLMDAGVPVKGAVAGIAMGLVKGDERTVILTDILGEEDHLGDMDFKVAGSRAGVTAFQLDIKTAGLSRQVLQEALHQARAARLRILDIMDSVLDRPRPELSRYAPRIVSFKIPVDAIGTVIGPGGKTIREIIQSTGATIDIEDDGTVLIASVDPDACNEARRMVEALTAEPEVGKTYVGVVKKITNFGAFVEILPGKEGLLHISQISNRRVERVEDVLKVGEKVEVKLLRIESDGKLDLSRKALLKD; via the coding sequence ATGGTTGTACGCAAGGAGATGGAGCTTGGGCATTCCAAGCTCATCATAGAAACTGGCAAGTTAGCAAAACAGGCTGACGGCGCAGCGTGGGTGCAGTTTGGCGATAGCGTCATTCTGGCCACAGTTGTGGCGGGCAACCGGCCTGTGCCGCCCCAGGGCTTTTTCCCGCTGTCGGTAGACTATCGCGAGAAGGCCTACGCAGCAGGAAAAATCCCTGGTGGCTTCTTCAAGCGCGAGGGCCGCCCCAGCGAGACGGAGGTGCTCAACGCTCGCCTGGTCGACCGGCCTCTGCGCCCTCTTTTCCCGGAGGACTTTCCTCACGAAGTGCAGGTCATCGTTTGGGTCCTGTCGGCGGACAGGGAAAACGATGCCGATATTCTGGGCATAATCGGCGCTTCTGCGGCACTGACGATCTCGGATGTTCCGTTCAATGGCCCGGTGGGCGCCGTGCGAGTGGGAAGGCTGCGAGGGCAATTCATCGTCAACCCGACATTCGCTCGACTGGAGGAGAGCGACCTCGACCTGGTGGTGGCTGGCACAGAAGAGTCGGTCATCATGGTAGAAGGCGAAGCGCGCGAAATTCCGGAAGACGACCTGCTGGCGGCGCTTGACTTTGGCCACACTCACATCAAGGCAATCGTCGAGCTGCAGCGGCAGTTGGCTGCCGAATGCGCCAAGCCGAAACGGGAGTACGAGCGCAGTGAGCCCGAGCAAGCGCTCGTTGAGCGGGTGCAGACGTTGCTCGGCAATAGGCTCGAGGAGGCGCTTCGCGAGACCGATCGCAGCAAGCGCAGCGAAGCCTTGGATGCAATCAAGAATGAAATCGTCGAGGCGCTGGCAGAGGAGTTTCCCGAAAGCGAGCCGGTCATCACCAAGCTCATCGAAGAGCGGGTCAGAGAGATTGTGCGGACGATGATCCTGACAGAGGATCGGCGTCTGGACGGCCGTCGACCAGACGCGATCCGCGAGGTGACCTGCGAGGTCGGCGTGTTGCCGCGTGCCCATGGCTCGGCGCTTTTCACGCGCGGGCAAACACAAGCATTGGCTGCCACCACGCTCGGCACCAAAATGGATGAGCAGAAGATCGACGACCTGGAAGGTGAGTTCTGGAAGAGCTACATGCTCCACTACAACTTCCCGCCGTTTTCGGTTGGAGAAGTGCGCCCAGTACGCGGCCCAAGCCGGCGTGAGATCGGCCACGGCAACCTGGCAGAACGGGCGTTGAAGCCGATGATCCCCAGTGACGAGGTCTTCCCTTACACCGTGCGCATCGTCTCGGACATCCTGGAGTCCAACGGCTCTTCCTCGATGGCCACGGCGTGCGCCGGTTCGCTCTCGCTGATGGACGCTGGCGTGCCAGTGAAGGGCGCTGTTGCAGGCATCGCCATGGGCCTGGTGAAAGGTGACGAGCGCACGGTCATTCTCACCGACATTCTCGGCGAAGAGGACCACCTGGGCGACATGGATTTCAAGGTGGCGGGCAGCCGTGCCGGTGTCACGGCCTTCCAGCTGGACATCAAGACCGCCGGCCTATCACGCCAGGTGCTGCAGGAGGCGCTCCATCAGGCACGGGCCGCCAGGTTGCGCATCCTCGACATCATGGACAGCGTGTTGGACCGGCCGCGGCCAGAGCTCTCGCGCTACGCGCCGCGCATCGTGTCCTTCAAGATCCCGGTGGATGCCATCGGCACAGTCATTGGCCCAGGAGGCAAGACCATCAGAGAGATTATCCAGAGCACTGGCGCCACAATTGACATCGAGGACGATGGCACCGTCCTCATCGCTTCTGTTGACCCGGACGCCTGTAACGAGGCTCGCCGCATGGTAGAAGCACTCACCGCAGAGCCAGAGGTGGGCAAGACCTATGTCGGCGTGGTCAAGAAGATCACTAACTTTGGTGCCTTCGTGGAAATCCTTCCTGGCAAGGAAGGCCTCCTCCACATTTCGCAAATCTCCAATCGTCGTGTGGAAAGGGTGGAGGATGTTCTGAAAGTGGGAGAGAAGGTTGAGGTGAAGTTGCTGCGCATCGAAAGCGATGGCAAGCTCGACCTCAGCCGCAAGGCGCTCCTCAAAGACTAA
- a CDS encoding polysaccharide deacetylase family protein: MTTLAYHLVDGKFYAGVTRVTPRAFARQMKYLADHGFTSCLPCADNDTASMEKRVCITFDDGYECVYSNAFPILQRHGFRACVFAIAGYVGKSNAWDVRLSAPVRHLSWQQLSALAAAGWEVGSHSLSHLPLTWVGTARLRSELRDSKALLEDRLGRPVRFFSYPFGVLSEGVVAAVQEAGYKAAYGMYLSRELSKPSLRPFNRERRAVYLLDSLKCFVRKAEGTGEAFRLFTERLVSFASRGSVLLMASKIT, translated from the coding sequence GTGACCACCCTGGCCTACCACCTGGTCGATGGCAAGTTCTACGCCGGGGTCACGCGGGTCACGCCGCGCGCCTTCGCCCGGCAGATGAAGTATCTGGCCGACCATGGCTTCACCTCGTGCCTTCCCTGCGCGGACAATGACACAGCCTCGATGGAAAAGCGCGTGTGCATCACCTTTGACGATGGCTATGAATGCGTCTACAGCAATGCGTTTCCAATCCTGCAACGGCACGGCTTTCGTGCCTGCGTTTTTGCAATTGCGGGGTACGTGGGCAAGAGCAACGCGTGGGACGTGCGCCTTAGCGCACCAGTGCGTCACCTGAGCTGGCAGCAGCTTTCCGCCCTGGCAGCGGCCGGATGGGAGGTCGGCTCGCATTCGCTCTCGCACCTGCCGTTGACCTGGGTGGGCACGGCTCGACTGCGCTCGGAGCTGAGGGACTCGAAGGCATTGCTGGAGGATCGGCTTGGCAGACCCGTGCGCTTCTTCTCATATCCGTTCGGCGTCCTCTCTGAGGGAGTTGTCGCGGCGGTGCAGGAGGCTGGCTACAAGGCCGCCTATGGCATGTACCTTTCCAGAGAGTTGAGCAAGCCAAGCTTGCGACCTTTCAATCGGGAGCGAAGGGCTGTTTACCTTCTTGATAGTCTCAAGTGCTTTGTCAGGAAAGCGGAGGGCACGGGGGAGGCTTTCCGGCTTTTCACCGAAAGGCTGGTGAGTTTCGCCTCGCGAGGGAGCGTTTTGCTGATGGCCTCAAAAATCACTTGA
- the rpsO gene encoding 30S ribosomal protein S15 gives MPLTKEQKAELISKYGSKPIDSGRTEAQIALMTARIKELTAHLETHVKDHHSRRGLMMLVGKRRRLLDYLQRKDVERYRRLIEELGIRR, from the coding sequence ATGCCCCTGACAAAAGAACAGAAGGCAGAACTCATCAGCAAGTACGGCAGTAAACCTATAGACTCGGGGCGCACGGAGGCGCAGATTGCCCTCATGACCGCGCGCATCAAAGAGCTCACCGCGCACTTGGAGACGCATGTCAAGGACCACCACTCCAGGCGCGGCCTCATGATGCTGGTGGGCAAGAGGCGGCGACTTCTCGACTACCTGCAGCGCAAAGACGTCGAACGCTACCGTCGTCTGATCGAGGAGCTCGGCATCCGCAGGTAG
- a CDS encoding insulinase family protein: MKEPYARSVLTNGLRVVSEHMPAVRSVALGAWVETGSRDETPPLKGVSHFLEHMLFKGTKRRTARHIAEALEDVGGSLNAYTSKEFSCYTAHVLDEHLPLAVDVLADILQNSLLAESDIEKEKEVILREMDHSREMPEDVIFDYLYEDVYPDHPLGHQGYGEEATVKGFARRHLADYLQSHYTKGRIVVAAAGNVSHAQLVELVERGFSNLPENDRPQRQPPVKPPCGHVRQQQCAQVHVCIGGRAYPYADPRKFALLVLDTILGAGMSSRLFQRVREEHGAAYAIYSFVDFFSDTGLLGVYFATEQNKVALCTDLVLAELRTLCKNGIPEDELIRAKSQLKGNLVLALENTSSRMSRLAKLEIYLQSFCSLEETISQIEAVTVQDVHQVAAELLAEDRLILTRLEPKRRKWRPSRTSPELPSLPGE; the protein is encoded by the coding sequence TTGAAAGAGCCCTACGCACGTTCGGTCCTCACCAATGGGCTGCGGGTGGTGAGCGAGCATATGCCGGCTGTCCGCTCCGTGGCCTTGGGAGCCTGGGTGGAGACCGGTTCCCGCGACGAGACGCCCCCCTTGAAGGGCGTCTCTCACTTTCTGGAGCACATGCTTTTCAAAGGCACCAAGAGGAGGACTGCACGCCACATCGCTGAGGCCCTGGAGGACGTTGGTGGAAGCCTGAACGCGTACACCTCCAAGGAATTCTCCTGCTACACTGCCCACGTGTTGGACGAACATCTGCCACTGGCTGTGGATGTGCTGGCCGACATTCTGCAGAACTCCCTGTTGGCAGAGAGCGACATCGAAAAGGAAAAAGAGGTCATCCTCCGCGAGATGGATCACTCCCGAGAGATGCCGGAAGATGTGATTTTTGACTATCTCTACGAGGACGTCTATCCTGACCACCCCCTTGGCCACCAAGGGTACGGCGAAGAGGCGACCGTGAAAGGCTTCGCACGACGCCATCTCGCCGACTACCTGCAATCCCACTACACCAAGGGGCGCATAGTTGTCGCTGCGGCCGGGAATGTCAGTCACGCACAGCTTGTCGAGTTGGTGGAGCGCGGATTCTCGAACCTGCCGGAGAACGACCGTCCTCAGCGGCAACCGCCTGTCAAGCCGCCGTGCGGCCACGTGCGGCAACAGCAATGCGCGCAGGTGCACGTCTGTATCGGCGGTCGTGCCTATCCTTACGCCGACCCACGCAAGTTTGCGCTTCTGGTGCTGGATACAATTTTGGGCGCAGGCATGAGCTCGCGGCTCTTCCAGCGTGTCCGGGAGGAACACGGCGCAGCCTACGCCATCTATTCTTTCGTCGACTTTTTCAGCGATACTGGTCTGCTGGGCGTCTATTTTGCCACCGAGCAGAATAAGGTGGCGCTGTGCACGGACCTCGTCCTGGCCGAACTAAGGACGCTTTGCAAGAACGGCATCCCCGAAGACGAACTCATCCGCGCCAAGTCGCAGCTCAAAGGTAACCTGGTGCTTGCCCTCGAGAATACCTCGAGCCGCATGAGCAGGTTGGCAAAACTCGAAATCTACTTGCAGTCCTTCTGTTCTTTGGAAGAGACCATCTCCCAGATCGAGGCAGTCACGGTGCAGGATGTTCACCAAGTGGCGGCAGAGCTGCTCGCCGAGGACAGACTCATCCTCACGCGTCTCGAGCCCAAGCGGCGCAAGTGGCGGCCATCGCGTACAAGCCCTGAGCTACCCTCGCTTCCGGGGGAGTGA
- a CDS encoding MerR family transcriptional regulator yields the protein MADVPIRKLYYSIAEVSKLTDLKPHVLRYWENEFPELRPAKNRAGNRIYRLSDIRLIFRIKRLLYIDKYTIAGARERLARERLEERSNPRRERQLALSLEEMKREDLLAEIASELRAILAALEKLYSKSGRGAVR from the coding sequence ATGGCCGACGTACCGATAAGAAAGCTCTACTACTCCATAGCCGAGGTGAGCAAGCTCACCGACCTGAAGCCACATGTGCTCCGCTACTGGGAAAATGAGTTCCCTGAGCTTCGACCGGCGAAAAATCGTGCCGGGAATCGCATCTACCGGCTCAGCGACATTCGCCTGATTTTCAGAATAAAGCGTCTTCTTTACATTGACAAGTACACGATTGCGGGCGCACGCGAGAGGCTGGCACGGGAACGCCTCGAGGAGAGAAGCAATCCGCGCCGCGAGAGACAGTTAGCACTTTCTCTCGAGGAGATGAAGAGGGAGGACCTGCTGGCAGAGATCGCCAGCGAGTTGCGAGCGATCCTCGCTGCTCTGGAGAAGTTGTATTCAAAGTCGGGGCGTGGCGCAGTCCGGTAG